A stretch of the Manis pentadactyla isolate mManPen7 chromosome 16, mManPen7.hap1, whole genome shotgun sequence genome encodes the following:
- the NRSN1 gene encoding neurensin-1: protein MSSRGSTRRSQQAPAAAEGGSPRYGVRSYLHQFYEDCTTSIWDYEEDFQIQRSPNRWSSVFWKVGLIFSTVFVILGVTVLAGGFLVPPKIEAFGEADFVMVDKRAVQFNGALDACKLAGAVFFCVGGMSMAGCLLMSVFTKNYSKEERFLQQKFKERIADIKVHAQPVTKAPGPGEAQIPVTLSRVQNVQPVSAT from the exons atgagttCGCGCGGCAGCACCCGCAGGTCCCAGCAGGCACCGGCTGCTGCTGAGGGCGGGTCCCCGCGCTACGGAGTCCGGTCCTACCTGCACCAGTTTTATGAGGACTGTACCACCTCGATCTGGGACTATGAGGAGGATTTCCAGATCCAGAGGTCACCTAACAGGTGGAGCTCAGTATTCTGGAAA GTCGGACTCATCTTCAGCACGGTCTTCGTGATTCTCGGGGTGACTGTCCTGGCCGGGggcttccttgtgccccccaaaATCGAAGCCTTTGGTGAAGCCGATTTTGTCATGGTCGATAAGCGCGCTGTCCAGTTTAACGGAGCCCTTGACGCATGCAAGCTGGCAGGAGCTGTTTTCTTCTGCGTTGGGGGCATGTCCATGGCAGGCTGCCTGCTGATGTCAGTGTTCACAAAGAattactccaaagaagaaagattCCTTCAGCAAAAGTTTAAAGAGCGAATTGCAGACATCAAGGTTCATGCTCAGCCCGTTACAAAAGCTCCAGGCCCAGGGGAAGCCCAGATTCCAGTCACTTTGTCCAGGGTGCAGAATGTCCAGCCTGTATCAGCAACCTGA